A region of the Calderihabitans maritimus genome:
ATGCCGTCTCTAGATAATTAACAAGGTTTTGGGCTGCATTTATGTCCCGGTCATGGTAAATACCGCATTCAGGACAGACCCAATATCTTGTTGACAGCTTTATGTCCGGCAGAACATAACCGCATCCGCTGCA
Encoded here:
- a CDS encoding zinc ribbon domain-containing protein encodes the protein CSGCGYVLPDIKLSTRYWVCPECGIYHDRDINAAQNLVNYLETA